The following proteins are encoded in a genomic region of Bacteroidales bacterium:
- a CDS encoding virulence RhuM family protein, producing the protein MTLQNYNENKEQNKIEIFQSADNKTEIKVKFEQESVWLNRHQLAVLFNRDIKTIGKHINNVFKEGELEETSTVANFATVQKEGNRTVERQIEHYNLDVIISVGYRVKSLQGTLFRQWATKRLKDFLVKGYAVNEKRLEQKNQEVFHLKAGIQILSRAIESRNESKESEILNIFAKGLKLLDDYDHEELDKRGNTEQKTFFPEYDDYIYFIEEMYSDFESDVFAKPKDDSFHSSINQIKQTFSGIELYPSIQEKAANLLYFIVKNHSFVDGNKRIAAACFIYFLDKNKALMNKNRETIISNEALAALTLFIATSKSDEVNIVKRLVVSILNRNKE; encoded by the coding sequence AAATAAAATAGAGATATTTCAAAGTGCTGATAATAAAACAGAAATTAAAGTTAAGTTTGAGCAAGAATCCGTTTGGCTTAATCGGCATCAATTAGCTGTTCTTTTTAACAGAGATATTAAAACCATCGGCAAACATATTAATAATGTGTTTAAAGAAGGTGAGTTGGAAGAAACTTCAACTGTCGCAAATTTTGCGACAGTTCAAAAAGAAGGCAACAGAACGGTTGAGAGACAAATAGAACACTACAACCTTGATGTTATAATTTCAGTAGGTTATCGAGTAAAGTCATTACAAGGAACTCTATTCCGTCAATGGGCAACTAAAAGATTAAAAGATTTTCTTGTTAAGGGCTATGCTGTAAACGAAAAACGATTAGAGCAAAAAAATCAAGAAGTATTCCATCTTAAAGCAGGAATTCAGATATTAAGCCGTGCCATTGAATCAAGAAACGAAAGTAAAGAAAGTGAAATTCTGAATATTTTTGCAAAAGGCTTAAAGTTGCTTGATGATTACGACCATGAAGAGTTAGACAAAAGAGGGAATACGGAACAAAAAACATTTTTCCCTGAATATGATGATTATATCTATTTTATTGAAGAAATGTATTCTGATTTTGAAAGCGATGTTTTTGCAAAACCGAAAGATGACAGTTTTCACAGTTCTATAAATCAGATAAAACAAACTTTCAGCGGCATAGAACTATATCCTTCTATTCAAGAAAAAGCAGCAAACTTGCTTTATTTTATTGTAAAGAACCATTCATTTGTTGACGGCAACAAACGCATAGCAGCAGCATGTTTCATCTATTTTTTAGATAAGAATAAAGCCCTTATGAATAAAAATCGTGAAACAATAATAAGTAACGAAGCATTAGCTGCATTAACACTGTTTATTGCTACAAGCAAAAGTGATGAAGTGAACATTGTTAAACGGCTCGTTGTCAGTATATTAAACCGAAATAAAGAATAA
- a CDS encoding PDDEXK nuclease domain-containing protein encodes MLQNKKILSEIVEIISSARNSAIRSVNHERTLMYWHIGKRIFEEEQQGEDRATYGEYLIKYLSENLQAEYGSGFSYRQLNWYRQFYKTFPIVSALRTQLNWTQYKHLLSINNENKREFYIAESVKNNWSSRQLERQINSNLFERLLMSNDKESVLAVARNEKLPVDAKEIIKDPMTLEFINLKPNASYYEKDLEQAIITHLQDFLLELGNGFSFVARQKRLHIEGDDFFVDLVFYNRLLQCFVVIEIKTQKLTHQDLGQLQMYVNYYDRIEKMPKENPTIGILLCADKNDAVVKFSLPENEKQILASKYELYLPSEKQLLAELNKKIKINKD; translated from the coding sequence ATGTTACAAAACAAAAAGATACTTTCAGAAATAGTAGAAATTATTTCAAGTGCAAGAAATAGTGCAATACGAAGCGTCAATCATGAACGAACATTAATGTATTGGCATATCGGCAAGAGAATTTTTGAAGAAGAACAACAAGGTGAGGATAGAGCAACTTATGGAGAATATTTAATAAAATATTTATCAGAAAATTTGCAAGCTGAATACGGAAGTGGTTTTTCATACAGACAACTTAATTGGTACAGGCAATTTTATAAAACTTTCCCAATTGTGTCCGCACTGCGGACGCAATTGAACTGGACACAATATAAACATCTGTTAAGTATTAACAATGAGAATAAAAGAGAGTTCTACATTGCAGAAAGTGTAAAAAACAATTGGAGTTCAAGACAATTAGAAAGGCAAATAAACAGTAATCTTTTTGAACGTTTATTAATGAGCAATGATAAAGAAAGTGTTCTTGCAGTTGCAAGAAATGAAAAGTTGCCGGTTGATGCAAAAGAAATTATAAAAGACCCGATGACATTAGAATTTATAAATTTAAAACCTAATGCTTCTTATTATGAAAAAGACCTTGAACAAGCAATAATAACACATCTGCAAGATTTTTTACTTGAATTGGGAAACGGCTTTTCCTTTGTTGCTCGCCAAAAACGTTTGCATATTGAAGGAGATGATTTTTTTGTTGATTTAGTTTTCTATAATCGTTTATTGCAATGCTTTGTTGTAATAGAAATAAAAACACAAAAACTAACGCATCAAGATTTAGGACAATTACAAATGTATGTAAATTATTATGACAGAATTGAAAAAATGCCGAAAGAAAATCCGACAATAGGAATTTTATTGTGTGCAGATAAAAATGATGCAGTAGTAAAATTTTCATTACCGGAAAACGAAAAACAAATACTTGCAAGCAAATATGAATTGTATTTGCCGAGTGAAAAACAACTTTTAGCTGAACTGAATAAAAAAATAAAAATAAATAAAGATTAA
- a CDS encoding LytTR family DNA-binding domain-containing protein, with translation MNVLIVEDEKLVADNLQSLLYKIDNTINVVEKIGTIRDTINRLQNIEVDLIFLDIHLSDGLCFKIFEKIEVLTPVIFITAYDQYAVKAFKLNSVDYILKPVDIEKLTQSINKYKRLFKTKKHEEFNFASLIESIENNQHKYKKRFVTSVGNKIKVFDVDDIAYFYIFEKNVFLKTKDDINSALDYSLNELETLLSPDKFLRINRKYIISISSIKSMYRIAKSRIKIELTPEVQEDIYISHKRSNEFKNWLNN, from the coding sequence ATGAATGTACTAATTGTTGAAGACGAAAAACTTGTTGCCGATAATCTTCAAAGTTTGTTATATAAAATTGACAATACAATAAACGTAGTTGAAAAAATCGGAACAATACGGGATACAATCAACCGGCTCCAAAATATCGAAGTCGATTTAATTTTTTTAGATATTCATTTATCAGACGGTTTATGTTTTAAAATATTTGAAAAAATTGAGGTACTTACCCCGGTTATCTTTATTACAGCATACGATCAATATGCAGTAAAAGCTTTTAAACTAAACAGTGTTGATTATATTTTAAAGCCAGTTGATATTGAAAAATTAACACAAAGCATAAATAAATATAAGCGATTATTTAAAACAAAGAAACACGAAGAATTTAATTTCGCATCTTTAATTGAAAGCATTGAAAACAATCAACATAAATACAAGAAAAGATTTGTTACATCTGTCGGAAATAAAATTAAAGTTTTTGATGTTGATGACATTGCATATTTCTATATTTTTGAGAAGAATGTTTTTTTGAAAACAAAAGATGATATTAATTCAGCATTGGATTATTCTCTTAACGAATTGGAAACATTACTCTCTCCTGATAAATTTCTTCGAATAAACAGAAAATATATAATTAGTATCAGTTCTATAAAAAGCATGTATAGAATAGCAAAAAGCAGAATTAAAATTGAATTAACACCGGAAGTACAGGAAGATATTTATATAAGTCATAAACGCTCAAATGAATTTAAAAATTGGTTAAATAATTAA
- a CDS encoding histidine kinase, whose protein sequence is MSDNLIRLISIFFIGIIMPVIFYDKSDIKGLLLWIVISVIMTFVFWEGSIRVVSYIWHKFPFEKNIFIHIAVNFLYLSVLSVFIIALLYLIHLSFSRLSDNYWQNMTGVHVAVVLVSFFTTSIHEGIFIFNKWKESLVLSAKLEKENIQSQLDVLKNQLNPHFLFNSLSILSSIIPVEPEKAVIFVNKLSDIFRYTLEFRDENIVELKEEIDFVNSYIFLQKMRYSNNLKITNNIREKVSGYNVLPFSIQIIIENAIKHNEISDKYPLFVEISNTDEYITVKNNIQRIDNEGESFNVGLKNLTERYRLISDLKPLFYEKDKEFIAEIPILKNKV, encoded by the coding sequence TTGAGTGACAATTTAATACGTCTGATAAGCATATTCTTTATCGGAATTATTATGCCTGTTATTTTTTACGATAAATCGGACATAAAAGGTTTATTGCTTTGGATTGTTATTTCGGTAATTATGACTTTTGTCTTTTGGGAAGGAAGTATTAGAGTCGTTTCTTATATATGGCATAAGTTCCCGTTCGAGAAAAATATATTTATTCATATCGCAGTTAATTTTCTTTATTTATCAGTATTGTCAGTTTTTATAATTGCTTTGCTGTATCTGATACACTTGTCTTTCAGTCGTTTGTCCGATAACTATTGGCAAAATATGACAGGTGTACATGTTGCTGTAGTTTTAGTATCATTTTTTACAACATCAATACACGAAGGGATTTTTATTTTTAATAAATGGAAAGAATCACTTGTTTTATCAGCAAAACTTGAAAAAGAAAATATTCAATCACAATTAGATGTATTAAAAAATCAACTGAATCCTCATTTTTTATTTAACAGTTTAAGTATATTGTCTTCAATAATTCCGGTTGAACCCGAAAAAGCTGTAATTTTTGTAAATAAACTGTCTGATATTTTCAGATATACTTTAGAATTCAGAGATGAAAATATTGTGGAACTAAAAGAAGAAATAGATTTTGTAAACTCGTATATTTTTCTGCAAAAAATGAGATACAGTAATAATTTAAAAATTACGAACAACATAAGAGAAAAAGTTTCAGGATATAATGTGTTGCCTTTTTCGATTCAAATTATAATTGAAAACGCCATAAAACATAACGAAATATCAGATAAATATCCTTTATTCGTAGAAATAAGTAATACAGATGAGTATATTACAGTTAAAAATAACATACAACGAATTGATAATGAAGGAGAATCCTTTAATGTAGGATTAAAAAACCTTACAGAAAGATACAGACTTATATCTGATTTAAAACCTTTATTTTACGAAAAGGATAAAGAATTTATTGCTGAAATACCGATTTTAAAAAACAAAGTATGA